From the genome of Leguminivora glycinivorella isolate SPB_JAAS2020 chromosome 26, LegGlyc_1.1, whole genome shotgun sequence, one region includes:
- the LOC125240064 gene encoding uncharacterized protein LOC125240064, which produces MNGLIEALSRQHAGCQVDGVCVNNLSYADDMVLLSASVCGLRRLLRTCEEYAFSHGLKYNVNKSKFMVFETGNNKLSNIPPVLLGGTRLERVYSFKYLGHVVTADLKDDEDMERERRALCVRANMLARRFARCSSGVKLTLFKAYCTSLYTCNLWANYTQKAYNALRVQYNNAFRAVMGLPRYCSASGMFAEARTPCFHATMRVRAASMVQRVRSSSNAVLAMIAARLDCPYIKHCCDRHVKTGIG; this is translated from the coding sequence ATGAACGGGCTGATTGAGGCGCTCAGCAGGCAGCATGCCGGTTGTCAGGTGGACGGAGTGTGCGTAAATAATTTAAGCTACGCCGACGACATGGTCCTGCTGAGCGCGTCAGTTTGCGGTCTCAGGCGGCTGTTACGAACATGTGAGGAGTACGCTTTCAGTCATGGGTTGAAATATAACGTGAATAAAAGTAAATTCATGGTATTTGAGACCGGCAATAACAAACTGTCCAATATACCACCTGTTCTGCTTGGCGGGACTCGTTTGGAGCGTGTATATAGTTTTAAGTATCTTGGGCACGTAGTTACGGCAGATCTCAAAGATGATGAAGACATGGAGCGGGAGCGGAGGGCGTTGTGTGTGAGGGCGAACATGTTGGCTCGCAGGTTCGCGCGGTGCTCTAGCGGCGTAAAGTTAACTTTATTCAAAGCATACTGCACGTCGCTGTACACTTGTAACCTGTGGGCTAACTACACGCAGAAAGCGTACAACGCACTCCGCGTCCAATATAACAACGCCTTCAGGGCGGTGATGGGGCTGCCTCGCTACTGCAGTGCGTCGGGCATGTTTGCGGAGGCTCGCACGCCATGCTTTCATGCCACCATGCGCGTGCGCGCAGCATCTATGGTACAGCGGGTGCGGAGCAGCTCCAACGCCGTCCTGGCGATGATCGCGGCCAGACTGGACTGTCCCTATATAAAGCACTGCTGCGACAGGCATGTAAAAACTGGAATAGGCTAG